A DNA window from Bacteroides cellulosilyticus contains the following coding sequences:
- a CDS encoding ribonuclease E/G, with the protein MTSELVVDVQPKEVSIALLEDKSLVELQSEGRNLSFSVGNMYLGRIKKLMPGLNACFVDVGYEKDAFLHYLDLGPQFNSLEKYVKQTLSDKKKLPQITKATILPDLEKDGTVANTLKVGQEVVVQIVKEPISTKGPRLTSEISFAGRYLVLIPFNDKVSVSQKIKSSEERARLKQLLMSIKPKNFGVIVRTVAEGKRVAELDGELKVLLKHWEDAVTKIQKATKFPTLIYEETSRAVGLLRDLFNPSFENIHVNDEAVFHEIKDYVTLIAPDRAGIVKLYKGQLPIYDNFGITKQIKSSFGKTVSYKSGAYLIIEHTEALHVVDVNSGNRTKNANGQEANALEVNLGAADELARQLRLRDMGGIIVVDFIDMNEAENRQKLYERMCANMQKDRARHNILPLSKFGLMQITRQRVRPAMDVNTTEICPTCFGKGTIKSSILFTDTLESKIDYLVNKLKIKKFSLHIHPYIAAYINQGLVSLKRKWQMKYGFGIKIIPSQKLAFLEYVFYDPQGEEIDMKEEFEIK; encoded by the coding sequence GTGACAAGCGAACTCGTTGTAGACGTACAGCCCAAAGAGGTTTCCATCGCCCTGCTCGAAGACAAGAGCCTGGTGGAACTTCAAAGCGAAGGAAGAAATCTTTCTTTCTCGGTGGGCAACATGTATTTAGGACGAATCAAGAAATTGATGCCCGGCCTGAATGCCTGCTTCGTGGACGTGGGTTACGAGAAAGACGCTTTTCTTCATTATCTGGACTTAGGTCCTCAATTTAACTCGTTAGAGAAGTACGTAAAGCAAACTTTAAGCGATAAAAAGAAACTACCGCAAATCACCAAAGCAACCATACTTCCCGATCTTGAAAAAGATGGTACCGTAGCCAATACACTCAAGGTGGGACAAGAAGTAGTGGTGCAAATTGTCAAGGAGCCTATCTCTACCAAAGGTCCGCGCCTGACTTCCGAAATCTCATTTGCCGGAAGATATTTGGTGCTGATACCTTTCAACGACAAGGTTTCCGTATCACAAAAAATTAAATCGAGCGAAGAACGCGCCCGCCTCAAACAATTGCTGATGAGTATCAAACCGAAGAATTTCGGAGTAATCGTCCGCACCGTTGCCGAAGGGAAACGCGTAGCCGAGCTCGACGGAGAGCTTAAAGTTTTATTAAAGCACTGGGAAGATGCTGTCACCAAAATACAGAAAGCTACTAAATTCCCGACATTGATTTACGAAGAAACCAGCCGTGCCGTAGGCTTATTGCGCGACTTGTTCAATCCTTCTTTCGAGAACATCCACGTCAACGACGAAGCCGTGTTCCACGAAATCAAGGATTACGTAACTCTTATCGCCCCTGACCGGGCAGGAATCGTAAAACTGTATAAAGGACAACTCCCCATTTACGACAATTTTGGTATCACCAAGCAGATCAAGTCTTCATTTGGCAAGACGGTTTCATACAAGAGTGGTGCCTACCTGATTATTGAGCATACTGAGGCGCTTCACGTAGTAGACGTGAACAGCGGTAACCGCACCAAGAATGCCAACGGGCAGGAGGCCAACGCACTCGAAGTGAATCTGGGAGCTGCCGACGAACTGGCTCGCCAGCTGCGACTGAGAGATATGGGTGGTATCATTGTGGTGGACTTCATTGATATGAACGAAGCCGAAAACAGACAAAAGCTTTACGAACGTATGTGTGCCAACATGCAGAAAGACAGGGCAAGACATAACATCCTACCGCTCAGCAAATTCGGACTGATGCAGATTACCCGCCAGCGTGTGCGCCCGGCAATGGATGTCAATACCACAGAAATCTGTCCCACCTGTTTCGGAAAAGGCACCATCAAGTCCTCTATCCTCTTTACGGACACTTTAGAGAGTAAAATTGACTACTTAGTCAACAAACTGAAGATTAAGAAATTCTCGTTACACATCCACCCGTATATTGCTGCTTACATCAACCAGGGACTCGTTTCCCTGAAACGGAAATGGCAGATGAAATACGGATTTGGTATCAAGATTATTCCAAGCCAGAAACTTGCGTTCCTGGAATATGTATTCTACGACCCGCAAGGGGAAGAGATTGACATGAAGGAAGAATTCGAAATTAAATAA
- a CDS encoding DUF6930 domain-containing protein — translation MILIDDMLAAAFQYRDTELWKELTDSDVFAFRLSDGETGYCCVMGNAGEHLALGFYRGRKGFTTYLKTISLGNEHLSGIEMFEMTTTFDCINCDFMQASDMDVKTKKIVRNYADAHKLKIRRSKGWPDFTRHQPGKMQYGITRMEDARDIVEALHAAIAVAAKVTSSDFARLGFDINGHYPTAKGGKSVPYLIPNADGTYDWHTTQLPAFLPDECVAPKFANDILAGEMKKLPVSGILQMKYFHMPMPVDAGEDEAPYLPVALLCLETVNELLFPVFAQDVSNDNSEELLLGLVNALRKRGDKPRAIEVEDNKTELLLKDFCSRCGIRLSRKKELPEINNACFFLFSNFMM, via the coding sequence ATGATTCTTATAGACGACATGCTTGCGGCAGCATTTCAATACCGAGATACAGAATTGTGGAAAGAGTTGACAGATAGTGATGTGTTTGCATTTCGCCTATCCGATGGGGAAACCGGATATTGTTGCGTGATGGGAAATGCAGGTGAACACCTTGCCTTAGGTTTCTACCGGGGGCGAAAAGGTTTTACTACTTATTTGAAAACTATCAGCTTAGGCAATGAACATCTCTCAGGAATCGAAATGTTTGAAATGACAACAACTTTCGACTGCATCAATTGCGACTTTATGCAAGCATCTGACATGGATGTGAAAACAAAGAAAATCGTCCGTAACTATGCCGATGCCCATAAGCTGAAGATTCGACGCTCTAAAGGCTGGCCTGACTTTACTAGGCATCAGCCTGGAAAGATGCAGTATGGCATCACTCGTATGGAGGATGCGCGCGACATTGTTGAGGCGCTTCATGCCGCTATTGCCGTGGCAGCAAAGGTAACATCCTCTGACTTTGCAAGGTTGGGCTTTGACATAAATGGCCATTATCCTACCGCAAAGGGCGGAAAATCTGTCCCGTATCTTATTCCCAATGCCGATGGCACATACGATTGGCATACTACTCAGCTTCCAGCTTTTCTGCCTGATGAGTGCGTTGCACCAAAGTTTGCCAACGACATACTGGCAGGCGAGATGAAAAAGTTACCTGTTTCTGGGATATTACAAATGAAGTATTTTCACATGCCGATGCCTGTAGATGCAGGGGAGGATGAAGCTCCTTACCTACCAGTCGCACTGCTTTGTTTGGAGACTGTCAATGAGTTGCTATTTCCCGTTTTTGCTCAGGATGTTTCAAACGACAATTCAGAAGAGTTGCTATTGGGGTTAGTCAATGCTTTGCGCAAACGTGGCGATAAGCCTCGTGCCATTGAGGTGGAAGATAACAAAACAGAATTGTTGTTGAAGGATTTTTGTTCTCGGTGCGGCATTCGTCTTTCCCGTAAGAAAGAACTTCCGGAGATTAATAATGCTTGCTTCTTCCTGTTCAGTAATTTTATGATGTAG
- a CDS encoding gliding motility-associated protein GldE, translated as MDPDAYLCQLADVFNGISVHSPTISAIIAIVLAGLLLLVSGFASASEIAFFSLSPSDLNAIDEKKHPSDEKISKLLDDTERLLATILITNNFVNVTIIMLCNFFFMSVFEFHSPIAEFLILTVILTFLLLLFGEIMPKIYSAQKTLAFCRFSAPGIWMFRSLFYPVASMLVRSTSFLNKHFARKNHNISVDELSHALELTDKAELKEENNILEGIIRFGGETAKEVMTSRLDVVDLDIRTPFKDVLQCIIENAYSRIPIYSENRDNIKGILYIKDLLPHLNKVDFRWQSLIRPAYFVPETKMIDDLLRDFQANKIHIAIVVDEFGGTSGIVTMEDIIEEIVGEIHDEYDDEERTYAVLNDHTWVFEAKTQLTDFYKITKVDEEVFDEVAGDSDTLAGLLLELKGEFPALHEKVTYDHYEFEVLEMDNRRILKVKFTINTPPSDSDKKD; from the coding sequence TTGGACCCAGACGCTTATTTATGCCAGTTGGCAGATGTTTTTAATGGTATATCCGTACATAGCCCTACTATTTCGGCAATTATCGCCATTGTGTTGGCAGGTTTGCTGTTGCTCGTATCAGGCTTTGCCTCAGCTTCAGAAATAGCCTTTTTCTCTCTTTCTCCATCCGACCTGAACGCCATTGATGAGAAGAAACACCCCTCGGACGAGAAGATTAGTAAACTCCTGGATGATACGGAAAGGTTGCTGGCAACCATCCTGATAACAAACAATTTTGTGAATGTGACCATTATCATGCTCTGCAACTTCTTCTTCATGAGTGTGTTCGAGTTTCATTCTCCTATTGCGGAATTTCTGATACTGACTGTCATCCTGACCTTCCTTCTGCTTCTTTTCGGTGAAATCATGCCGAAGATTTATTCAGCCCAGAAGACGTTGGCTTTCTGCCGCTTCTCCGCTCCGGGTATCTGGATGTTTCGTTCCCTTTTTTATCCGGTAGCTTCTATGCTGGTACGTTCCACTTCATTCCTGAACAAGCATTTTGCCCGTAAAAACCATAATATCTCGGTAGACGAGCTTTCTCATGCCCTTGAACTGACGGATAAGGCGGAACTGAAGGAAGAGAATAATATTCTGGAAGGTATCATTCGTTTTGGCGGTGAAACGGCGAAGGAGGTGATGACTTCCCGTCTGGACGTAGTTGATTTGGATATTCGCACGCCTTTCAAGGATGTATTGCAATGTATTATCGAAAATGCTTACTCCCGTATTCCTATTTACTCTGAAAACCGGGACAATATCAAAGGTATCTTATATATCAAGGATCTGCTGCCCCATTTGAATAAGGTGGACTTCCGTTGGCAATCGCTGATACGTCCGGCCTATTTTGTTCCGGAAACTAAGATGATTGACGATTTGCTGCGTGATTTTCAGGCCAATAAGATTCATATAGCCATTGTGGTTGATGAATTTGGCGGTACGTCGGGAATTGTGACAATGGAGGATATCATCGAGGAGATAGTCGGGGAGATTCACGACGAATATGATGATGAAGAACGTACGTATGCAGTGCTGAACGATCATACGTGGGTGTTTGAAGCCAAAACTCAGTTGACGGATTTTTATAAGATCACGAAGGTGGACGAGGAAGTCTTTGATGAAGTGGCGGGTGATTCCGATACGCTTGCAGGATTATTGCTGGAGCTGAAAGGTGAATTCCCTGCCCTGCATGAAAAGGTTACCTACGATCACTATGAATTTGAAGTCCTGGAGATGGATAACCGCCGTATTCTTAAAGTGAAGTTCACCATCAATACTCCTCCGTCGGATTCCGATAAGAAAGATTGA
- a CDS encoding iron-containing alcohol dehydrogenase, with the protein MNNFVFYSPTEFVFGKATEMQVGALARKHGARKVMIVYGGGSVVRSGLLDRVKQSLQEAGIEYCLMSGVQPNPVDTKVYEGIEFCRREQADMLLPVGGGSVIDTAKAIAAGVLYEGDFWDFYIGKAKVTKALKVAVVLTIPAAGSEGSGNTVITKLDGLQKLSLRVPEVLRPVFSIMNPELTYTLPPFQTACGVADMMAHIMERYFTNTQEVEIGDRLCEGTLMAIINEAPKVMRNPEDYGARANLMWAGMIAHNGTCGVGCEEDWASHFLEHEISAIYGVTHGAGLSVIFPAWMTWMVEHNVGKIAQYAVRVWGVPESEDKKAVALEGIGKLKAFFSSLGLPVTFKELGIENPDIDRLADSLHRNKGELVGNYVKLTKQDSKEIYHLACAEECW; encoded by the coding sequence ATGAATAATTTCGTTTTTTACAGTCCTACCGAATTTGTATTCGGTAAAGCTACGGAAATGCAAGTCGGTGCACTGGCACGGAAGCATGGTGCGCGGAAAGTGATGATCGTGTACGGCGGCGGCTCTGTTGTACGGAGTGGCTTGCTGGATAGGGTGAAGCAGTCCTTGCAGGAAGCAGGGATTGAATATTGTTTGATGAGTGGCGTGCAGCCGAATCCGGTGGATACGAAAGTGTATGAAGGCATTGAATTCTGCCGCCGTGAACAGGCTGATATGCTGTTGCCTGTGGGTGGTGGTTCTGTCATTGATACAGCTAAAGCCATAGCGGCAGGTGTGCTTTATGAAGGTGACTTCTGGGATTTCTATATCGGAAAGGCTAAAGTGACTAAAGCGCTGAAAGTAGCTGTTGTGCTGACTATTCCTGCTGCCGGAAGTGAAGGTTCCGGTAATACGGTTATAACGAAACTGGACGGTTTGCAGAAGCTAAGTTTGCGTGTACCGGAAGTTTTGCGTCCGGTATTCTCTATTATGAATCCGGAACTTACTTATACTTTGCCGCCCTTTCAGACAGCCTGCGGTGTGGCTGATATGATGGCTCATATCATGGAGCGTTATTTTACGAACACTCAGGAGGTGGAAATTGGAGATCGTCTTTGTGAAGGCACTTTGATGGCTATCATCAATGAAGCTCCCAAGGTAATGAGAAATCCTGAAGATTACGGTGCGCGTGCCAACTTGATGTGGGCGGGCATGATTGCGCATAATGGTACCTGTGGTGTAGGTTGTGAAGAAGATTGGGCTTCGCACTTCCTGGAGCATGAAATCAGTGCTATTTATGGTGTTACCCATGGTGCTGGTTTATCTGTTATCTTCCCTGCCTGGATGACGTGGATGGTAGAACATAATGTGGGAAAGATAGCTCAATATGCCGTTCGTGTATGGGGTGTTCCTGAATCAGAAGATAAGAAAGCGGTTGCTTTGGAGGGTATTGGTAAGCTGAAAGCTTTCTTTAGCTCTCTTGGTCTGCCTGTGACATTTAAAGAACTGGGTATTGAAAACCCTGATATTGACCGTCTGGCGGATAGTCTGCACCGCAATAAAGGAGAGTTGGTAGGGAATTATGTGAAGCTGACAAAGCAGGACAGTAAAGAGATTTATCACCTTGCATGTGCAGAGGAGTGTTGGTGA
- a CDS encoding HU family DNA-binding protein produces the protein MTKADIVNEITKNTGIDKVTVLTTVEAFMDTVKASLSKDENVYLRGFGSFVVKKRAQKTARNISKNTTIIIPEHNIPAFKPAKTFTISVKK, from the coding sequence ATGACTAAAGCTGATATTGTAAACGAAATTACAAAGAACACCGGGATTGACAAAGTAACAGTGCTTACTACGGTTGAAGCGTTCATGGACACAGTAAAAGCATCTTTATCAAAAGATGAAAATGTTTACCTCCGCGGGTTTGGTAGCTTCGTAGTGAAGAAAAGAGCACAGAAAACTGCTCGTAACATCTCAAAGAATACTACGATTATCATTCCGGAACACAACATTCCGGCATTTAAGCCTGCAAAAACATTCACCATCTCCGTGAAGAAATAA
- a CDS encoding (4Fe-4S)-binding protein, translating into MNIKKEYTNGEVTIIWQPGLCQHAGICTKTLPNVYHPKEKPWITAENATTEELIAQIKKCPSGALSYRMNNEKEDK; encoded by the coding sequence ATGAATATAAAGAAAGAATATACGAACGGGGAAGTGACCATCATCTGGCAACCCGGCCTGTGCCAACATGCAGGCATTTGTACCAAGACCCTTCCGAATGTGTATCATCCGAAAGAAAAACCGTGGATAACGGCTGAAAATGCAACGACGGAAGAATTGATCGCTCAAATCAAGAAATGCCCGTCAGGAGCATTAAGTTACAGAATGAATAACGAGAAAGAAGATAAATAA
- a CDS encoding tryptophanase — MELPFAESWKIKMVEPIRKSTRQEREQWLKEAHYNVFQLKSEQVYIDLITDSGTGAMSDRQWAAMMLGDESYAGASSFFNLKEVITRLTGFEYVIPTHQGRAAENVLFSYLVHEGDIVPGNSHFDTTKGHIEGRKAIALDCTIDEAKNTQLEIPFKGNVDPVKLEKALQEHADRIPFIIVTITNNTAGGQPVSMQNLREVRALADKYNKPVLFDSARFAENAYFIKMREDGYSGKTIKEITKEMFDLADGMTMSAKKDGIVNMGGFIATRKKDWYEGAKGFCVQYEGYLTYGGMNGRDMNALATGLDENTEFDNLETRIRQVEYLAKKLDEYGIPYQRPAGGHAIFVDATKVLTHVPKKEFPAQTLTVELYLEAGIRGCEIGYILADRDPVTRENRFTGLDLLRLAIPRRVYTDNHMNVIAVALKNVFDRRESITNGVRITWEAPLMRHFTVQLERT, encoded by the coding sequence ATGGAATTACCTTTTGCAGAGTCTTGGAAAATTAAAATGGTGGAACCCATTCGGAAGAGTACCCGCCAGGAACGTGAACAATGGCTGAAAGAAGCCCATTACAATGTGTTCCAGCTGAAATCCGAGCAAGTATATATCGATTTGATAACCGACTCCGGTACGGGAGCAATGAGCGATCGCCAATGGGCAGCGATGATGCTGGGCGACGAAAGTTATGCAGGTGCTTCCTCCTTCTTCAACCTGAAAGAAGTGATCACCCGTCTGACTGGTTTTGAATATGTCATTCCCACCCATCAGGGACGTGCAGCCGAGAATGTGCTTTTCTCTTATCTGGTACATGAGGGAGATATTGTTCCGGGCAACTCTCACTTTGATACCACAAAGGGACATATCGAGGGCCGGAAGGCCATTGCTTTGGATTGCACCATCGATGAAGCGAAGAATACTCAGTTGGAAATACCTTTTAAAGGCAATGTCGATCCTGTGAAATTGGAAAAAGCATTGCAGGAGCATGCTGACCGTATACCGTTTATCATCGTTACCATTACGAACAACACGGCCGGCGGACAGCCCGTATCCATGCAGAACCTTCGTGAAGTCCGTGCTCTTGCGGATAAGTATAATAAACCTGTATTGTTTGACTCCGCACGTTTTGCGGAAAACGCTTACTTCATCAAAATGCGTGAAGATGGCTATAGCGGTAAAACGATAAAGGAAATTACGAAAGAGATGTTCGACCTGGCAGATGGTATGACTATGAGTGCCAAGAAGGATGGTATCGTCAATATGGGAGGCTTCATTGCTACACGAAAAAAAGATTGGTACGAAGGTGCCAAAGGCTTTTGCGTGCAATATGAAGGGTATCTTACTTACGGTGGTATGAATGGTCGTGACATGAATGCACTTGCCACAGGACTGGATGAGAATACGGAATTTGATAATCTGGAAACCCGCATCCGTCAGGTAGAATATCTGGCAAAGAAGTTGGATGAATACGGTATTCCTTATCAGCGTCCAGCAGGCGGACATGCCATTTTTGTGGATGCAACGAAGGTACTGACGCATGTACCGAAGAAGGAATTCCCGGCACAGACTCTAACGGTTGAGCTATATCTTGAAGCCGGTATCAGAGGATGTGAAATCGGTTATATTCTGGCAGACCGTGATCCGGTTACCCGTGAGAACCGTTTTACCGGACTGGATTTATTGCGCCTGGCTATTCCCCGCCGCGTATATACGGATAATCACATGAATGTAATAGCAGTAGCGTTGAAGAATGTTTTCGACCGTCGTGAAAGTATTACTAATGGAGTCCGTATTACTTGGGAGGCTCCCCTGATGCGTCATTTCACTGTTCAATTGGAACGTACATAA
- a CDS encoding single-stranded DNA-binding protein produces MSVNKVILIGNVGRDPEVRYLDSGIAVASLPLATTDRAYTLANGTQVPERTEWHNLVLWRGLAETAEKYVHKGDKLYVEGKIRTRSYDDQTGAKRYVTEIFVDSMEMLSPRGTAALGAAAPQPGMSQGTPAQPMAQSQATPAQDNTTDDLPF; encoded by the coding sequence ATGTCAGTAAATAAAGTAATATTGATTGGAAATGTAGGTAGAGATCCTGAAGTAAGATACCTTGATTCCGGTATCGCTGTGGCTTCTTTGCCTTTGGCTACTACAGACCGTGCATACACATTGGCTAACGGTACGCAGGTACCCGAACGGACGGAATGGCACAATCTGGTACTTTGGCGCGGACTGGCAGAAACAGCCGAAAAATATGTGCATAAAGGGGATAAACTTTATGTGGAAGGCAAAATACGTACCCGTTCATATGATGACCAAACAGGTGCAAAGCGCTATGTTACGGAAATCTTTGTGGACTCTATGGAGATGTTGAGCCCCAGAGGAACTGCTGCACTGGGTGCTGCCGCTCCACAACCGGGTATGTCACAAGGTACTCCCGCACAACCCATGGCACAATCGCAGGCAACTCCTGCACAAGATAATACAACGGACGATTTACCGTTCTAA
- the mutY gene encoding A/G-specific adenine glycosylase produces MNIFSEKLIAWYAENKRELPWRDTTDPYIIWISEIILQQTRVAQGYDYFLRFIHRFPNVTALAEAPEDEVMKCWQGLGYYSRARNLHAAAKSMNGVFPATYEGVRALKGVGDYTAAAICSSAYGMPYAVVDGNVYRVLSRYFGIDTPVDSTEGKKLFAALADEMMDKSQPAVYNQAIMDFGAIQCTPQSPNCLFCPLVDSCSALKEGTITKLPVKQHKTKTTNRYFNYIYVRVGACTYLHKRTEDDIWKNLFEFPLIETEAPVTEEEFRELPQVRALFADGEASGLRLISGNVKHVLSHRVIYANFYEVVLPESSTSFSAFQRVKTEDLEQYAVSRLVHAFLEKYL; encoded by the coding sequence ATGAATATATTTAGTGAGAAATTGATAGCCTGGTATGCCGAAAACAAGCGTGAATTGCCTTGGCGGGATACCACTGACCCTTATATTATATGGATTTCAGAGATTATACTGCAACAGACCCGGGTAGCGCAGGGTTATGATTATTTTTTGCGTTTTATCCATCGTTTTCCTAATGTGACAGCCTTGGCTGAAGCACCGGAAGATGAAGTGATGAAATGCTGGCAGGGACTGGGGTATTATTCCCGTGCACGCAATCTGCATGCGGCGGCAAAAAGCATGAATGGTGTTTTTCCGGCTACTTATGAAGGGGTGCGTGCGTTGAAAGGGGTAGGGGACTATACTGCTGCGGCTATTTGCTCATCCGCCTACGGTATGCCTTATGCTGTGGTGGACGGGAATGTCTATCGTGTGCTTTCCCGCTATTTCGGCATTGATACGCCAGTGGATAGTACGGAAGGCAAGAAATTGTTTGCTGCTTTGGCAGATGAGATGATGGATAAATCGCAGCCTGCTGTCTACAATCAGGCGATAATGGATTTCGGTGCCATACAGTGTACGCCGCAATCACCGAATTGCCTGTTTTGCCCTTTGGTTGACAGTTGCTCCGCCCTGAAGGAGGGCACGATAACGAAGTTGCCCGTAAAGCAGCATAAGACGAAAACCACCAATCGTTATTTCAACTATATATATGTACGTGTGGGCGCGTGTACCTACTTACATAAGCGGACGGAGGATGATATCTGGAAAAATCTTTTCGAATTTCCGCTGATAGAAACGGAAGCGCCTGTGACGGAAGAAGAGTTTCGTGAATTGCCGCAGGTACGCGCGCTTTTTGCAGACGGGGAAGCTTCGGGACTGCGCTTAATCAGTGGAAATGTGAAGCATGTGCTCTCCCACAGGGTGATTTATGCTAATTTCTATGAAGTTGTTTTACCGGAAAGTTCCACTTCTTTTTCTGCCTTCCAGCGGGTGAAAACAGAGGATTTGGAGCAGTATGCGGTCTCTCGCCTGGTGCATGCCTTTCTGGAGAAATATCTATAA
- a CDS encoding 4'-phosphopantetheinyl transferase family protein: MSLFIQHTYPSYKWGVWKMDETQDELLSMLPQQETYLEGLQRFSAEHRRLEWLSVRVLLFTLLGEEKEVAYYPSGKPYLADKSASISISHTRGYVSVIIGEAGKEVGIDIEQYGERVHKVAHKYMRADEPLSSYQGTDTWALLLHWSAKEVMFKCMNTPEVDFREHLRIFPFTVTEKGAFSAEEYRTPGQRKFEIHYMLHPDFVLTWQVD; the protein is encoded by the coding sequence ATGTCTCTTTTCATACAACATACGTATCCTTCATATAAGTGGGGAGTCTGGAAGATGGACGAAACACAGGATGAATTGCTGAGCATGCTTCCGCAACAGGAAACATACCTGGAAGGGTTGCAGCGTTTCTCAGCTGAACATCGCCGTTTGGAATGGCTGTCGGTTCGTGTGTTGCTGTTCACTTTGCTGGGAGAGGAAAAGGAAGTTGCTTACTATCCCAGCGGGAAGCCGTATCTGGCAGATAAATCTGCATCTATCAGTATTTCTCATACGCGTGGGTATGTATCGGTGATTATCGGTGAAGCCGGTAAGGAAGTGGGCATTGATATAGAGCAATACGGTGAGCGGGTGCATAAGGTGGCGCATAAATATATGCGTGCTGATGAACCTCTGTCTTCGTATCAGGGAACGGATACCTGGGCTTTGTTGCTCCATTGGTCGGCCAAAGAAGTGATGTTTAAATGTATGAACACGCCGGAGGTTGATTTCCGGGAGCATCTGCGTATTTTTCCTTTTACGGTTACTGAAAAAGGGGCTTTCTCGGCTGAAGAGTACAGAACGCCGGGACAGCGTAAATTTGAAATTCACTATATGTTGCATCCGGATTTTGTGCTGACCTGGCAAGTTGATTAA
- a CDS encoding GNAT family N-acetyltransferase yields the protein MEADYELIDNEERHQYEFHVDKYTPKIEYIKSTNGEIYLTHTEVPTQLGGKGIGSQLVEKALKDIEKQGLRLVPLCPFVAGYIHKHPEWKRIVMKGIHIQ from the coding sequence ATGGAAGCAGATTATGAACTGATCGACAATGAAGAACGTCACCAATATGAGTTCCATGTCGATAAATATACTCCAAAGATTGAGTATATAAAATCAACGAATGGGGAGATTTACCTGACACACACCGAAGTACCCACTCAACTGGGTGGTAAAGGCATCGGCAGCCAGTTAGTAGAAAAAGCATTAAAAGATATAGAAAAACAAGGACTTAGATTAGTACCTCTCTGCCCGTTTGTAGCGGGATACATTCACAAACATCCCGAATGGAAAAGAATTGTAATGAAAGGTATTCACATTCAATAA
- a CDS encoding M23 family metallopeptidase → MKLQHYFCLLLFCLPLLAYAQSDKAVTVSYERSAKGEVTFYAETRLHTPYTVSMTFSRLSNTTFSEGEVYDAVIHYGKTRLLTLRPSTENASIGFSYRYTCKKGNNRLKTDTNFVYLFPLAPGKVVRVNRMVALEKFLGKEGEKRVTGLGFSTIAGDTIFASRGGLVTEIVDNAASTSENTSFHSTENYLEVFHKDGTFARYKLFQNGGIFVSPGEEVIPGQPLGIIGGENYKQGSHLRFSIYCPDQPDYSYVPDFCLSQEEVGKPEPRVMYKSWHPVAVVVREMSKKEKKKFLSKE, encoded by the coding sequence ATGAAACTACAACACTATTTTTGTCTTCTTCTTTTCTGTTTGCCTCTACTGGCTTATGCACAGTCGGATAAAGCTGTCACGGTAAGCTATGAACGGTCTGCCAAAGGGGAAGTGACTTTCTATGCCGAAACTAGGTTGCATACGCCTTATACGGTATCTATGACTTTTTCCCGGTTGAGTAATACGACTTTTTCCGAAGGAGAGGTTTATGATGCTGTTATTCATTATGGTAAAACACGACTGTTGACTTTGCGTCCGTCTACGGAAAATGCTTCGATTGGATTCTCATATCGCTATACCTGTAAAAAAGGAAATAACCGTTTGAAGACGGATACTAATTTTGTCTACCTTTTCCCTTTGGCGCCTGGTAAGGTGGTTCGTGTTAACCGGATGGTGGCTTTAGAGAAATTCCTTGGGAAAGAAGGAGAGAAACGTGTTACAGGACTTGGCTTTTCTACAATTGCCGGTGATACCATTTTTGCTTCCCGTGGCGGGCTTGTGACCGAGATTGTTGATAATGCCGCTTCCACTTCTGAAAACACATCGTTCCATTCGACGGAAAATTATCTGGAAGTTTTCCATAAGGACGGAACTTTTGCCCGTTATAAATTATTCCAGAATGGAGGGATCTTTGTTTCTCCGGGTGAAGAGGTGATTCCGGGACAGCCGCTTGGCATCATTGGCGGAGAGAACTACAAGCAGGGTTCCCATTTGCGTTTCAGTATTTATTGTCCCGATCAGCCGGATTACTCGTATGTACCTGATTTTTGTCTTTCTCAGGAGGAAGTAGGCAAGCCTGAACCTCGTGTGATGTATAAGTCCTGGCATCCTGTCGCGGTTGTTGTGCGGGAGATGAGTAAGAAGGAGAAGAAGAAATTTCTGTCAAAGGAATGA